A single Pseudanabaenaceae cyanobacterium SKYG29 DNA region contains:
- the hemF gene encoding oxygen-dependent coproporphyrinogen oxidase, translating into MVPSDARARVSEFMRAIQDEICSGLEAMDGGGKFREDRWERVEGGGGRSRVMTEGKILERGGVNFSEVFGKELPPSITNQRPEAKGHEFYATGTSMVLHPRNPYVPTVHLNYRYFEAGPVWWFGGGLDLTPYYGFAEDAQHLHRCLKEACDRHNPHYYSVFKPWCDEYFYLKHRQEMRGVGGIFFDYQDGKGKLYRGDQQGEAFRISEAIGELPERSWEELFAFVQDCARTFLPAYLPIVERRQGMEWGERERQWQLYRRGRYVEFNLVYDRGTVFGLQTNGRTESILMSLPPLARWEYDYHPQPGTPEAELVEVFLKPKAWV; encoded by the coding sequence CTAGAGTTAGTGAATTCATGAGAGCTATCCAGGATGAGATTTGCTCTGGCTTGGAGGCAATGGATGGCGGTGGCAAGTTTCGTGAAGACAGGTGGGAAAGAGTGGAAGGTGGGGGTGGACGCTCCCGTGTAATGACAGAAGGCAAGATATTGGAACGAGGAGGAGTAAACTTTTCGGAAGTGTTTGGCAAGGAATTGCCTCCCAGTATTACTAATCAACGCCCAGAAGCTAAGGGGCACGAGTTTTATGCCACGGGGACATCGATGGTGCTCCATCCCCGTAACCCCTATGTGCCTACAGTGCACCTGAACTACCGCTACTTTGAGGCAGGTCCAGTATGGTGGTTCGGCGGTGGTTTGGATTTGACTCCCTACTACGGCTTTGCTGAAGATGCCCAACACCTCCATCGTTGCTTGAAAGAAGCTTGCGACCGCCATAATCCCCACTACTACAGCGTATTCAAACCCTGGTGCGATGAATACTTCTACCTCAAACATCGGCAGGAAATGCGGGGCGTAGGGGGTATTTTCTTTGACTACCAGGACGGCAAAGGCAAGCTCTATCGCGGTGACCAGCAGGGGGAAGCCTTCCGCATCAGTGAGGCAATCGGGGAACTGCCGGAGCGCTCCTGGGAGGAATTGTTTGCCTTTGTCCAAGACTGTGCCCGCACATTTCTGCCTGCCTACTTACCGATCGTGGAGCGTCGCCAGGGGATGGAATGGGGCGAGCGGGAACGCCAGTGGCAACTCTATCGCCGTGGTCGCTATGTGGAGTTCAACCTGGTTTATGACCGGGGAACGGTGTTTGGTTTACAGACCAATGGGCGCACAGAGTCAATTTTGATGTCCCTGCCTCCCCTAGCCCGCTGGGAGTACGACTACCATCCCCAACCGGGCACCCCAGAGGCGGAACTAGTCGAAGTCTTCCTCAAACCAAAGGCATGGGTATAG
- a CDS encoding DUF3067 family protein, with protein sequence MTGAELRSILVAKWGYSYDVQLRQTGNRIYLQVMWRYLEQASFPLSEGEYLAHLDRVAAYLSDWQVTEQVIAAIRDSRIKPRLGKAVAIPLQLPQGRAVEWLMNG encoded by the coding sequence ATGACAGGGGCGGAACTCCGATCGATTTTAGTGGCAAAGTGGGGCTATTCCTACGATGTACAGCTGCGGCAGACCGGGAATAGAATTTACCTGCAAGTGATGTGGCGGTACTTAGAGCAAGCCTCCTTTCCCCTTTCAGAAGGGGAATATCTCGCCCATCTCGATCGGGTTGCCGCCTACCTGAGTGATTGGCAGGTCACGGAACAGGTAATTGCCGCCATTAGAGACAGCCGTATCAAGCCCAGACTAGGCAAGGCTGTAGCGATTCCCCTCCAATTGCCCCAAGGAAGAGCAGTAGAATGGTTGATGAATGGCTAG
- a CDS encoding GAF domain-containing protein, with product MGETGSNYWDRQFVSLGRAVHTLREASSEAELIATAISYLKEAFDYRLIWIALFDSENYTLIGKGGVTPAGDIKFLYEKFKLEPGDLLDTVVVQRKPLPIPDLRQEIRSGEWMKVAQKFEVQGTIIYPIFYRKTTVGLSILGSHHWNVSPRAEEKAKLSILFGTLAASLNRLQLESQQQKRADDPLLNCLDRFRSITQLQQRLEEVVEETQRFLSPTRTYLYWYDPQQRLFVRRAANRLKAPGKKSDSHTISPQGSPALYQTLSSGQMVAIANTKTTRSDLNLVNLRVFNNPNLGAFMVAPITLEGDLVGFLLVENDQPRLWTEEEKRYLKGITQLLSLLLPLEEMDKRLQQVTTDQVLVAGIAQAVYSEEEFHSALEKAATQLCQRLQAERFWLAALNSDRGTFEIYYQYHPKNVRPLPPNLGELSPVDTQLLEQSLEAVAVENLEYDLKFLAWRSVLANFGIKTLLLNSTRKRKAKLEGIVVVGHTEPRAWSKLDRELLRSVAQQLGVLLQQRQMQRRGEEQDRLLKSIKNALLHLQSCYTLDTLHRTAVQEIVKVTVSPLAVLLTWLPGRSGGNIAASFATQDAFKLNYTETTLSIDNDPLVQWCLQTDGVLTLSVHDLPEVTRQWLNAPGIGQVAAMALHIAPHLAPTGLILVADRLTRVWEEAALQALAIVVNQLAWLRRDLVLVEDLLRQKQELERLNWYKTRRLEEIKRSVGVSLQRLNSKEGDGDTNLTARLQQTANQLQNTIAPLANIEKESWRLRLDYDTASLSGILKRALERLENIVHQKQLWVQIHNQINATIVGDIGKIEMVFHELLLFACNRSAAKERIDIWCREEEQRAVEIVITDYGEVDPQLLQELQEGRSPDFLVPSLLDQPPGLNIAICQRLMAEAGGEVAIYVLEDHRTLTRLVLPIATSPA from the coding sequence ATGGGGGAAACAGGTTCCAACTACTGGGATCGCCAGTTTGTCAGTCTGGGGCGGGCGGTACACACTTTGCGGGAAGCTAGCAGTGAGGCAGAGTTAATTGCCACTGCCATCAGTTATTTGAAGGAAGCTTTTGATTACCGCCTAATTTGGATTGCCCTGTTTGACAGCGAGAATTACACTCTCATTGGCAAAGGGGGGGTGACCCCAGCGGGGGATATTAAGTTTTTGTATGAGAAGTTCAAACTAGAGCCAGGGGATTTACTCGATACGGTGGTAGTACAGCGCAAGCCCTTGCCCATCCCTGACCTACGCCAGGAAATCCGCAGTGGTGAGTGGATGAAAGTAGCACAAAAGTTTGAAGTCCAGGGGACAATTATCTACCCTATTTTCTATCGCAAAACTACGGTTGGTCTGTCTATCCTTGGTTCCCATCACTGGAATGTCTCTCCCCGAGCAGAGGAGAAAGCTAAGCTATCTATCCTCTTTGGTACCCTAGCAGCTAGTCTCAATCGCCTGCAGTTAGAAAGTCAGCAACAGAAGCGGGCGGATGACCCCCTCCTCAACTGCCTCGATCGCTTTCGCAGTATTACCCAATTGCAGCAACGTCTGGAAGAGGTGGTGGAGGAAACCCAGCGGTTTTTAAGTCCCACCCGTACCTATTTGTACTGGTATGACCCCCAACAGCGCCTGTTTGTCCGCCGTGCCGCTAACCGCCTCAAAGCCCCAGGGAAAAAGTCCGACTCCCACACAATTTCACCCCAAGGTTCCCCTGCCCTCTATCAGACTCTCAGCAGTGGGCAGATGGTGGCAATTGCCAATACCAAAACTACCCGATCGGACTTGAACCTAGTCAATTTACGGGTGTTCAACAACCCCAACCTAGGGGCATTTATGGTGGCACCAATTACTTTAGAGGGAGATTTAGTGGGCTTCTTGCTGGTAGAAAATGACCAACCTCGATTGTGGACAGAGGAAGAAAAGCGCTACCTCAAAGGCATTACTCAATTACTCTCCCTCCTCTTGCCCCTGGAGGAGATGGATAAGCGCTTGCAGCAGGTGACCACCGACCAAGTGTTAGTGGCAGGGATTGCCCAAGCCGTCTACAGTGAAGAAGAATTCCACAGTGCCCTGGAAAAAGCTGCTACCCAACTCTGCCAACGCTTACAAGCGGAGAGATTTTGGCTGGCTGCCCTCAATTCCGATCGGGGTACTTTTGAAATTTACTACCAATATCACCCCAAGAATGTCCGTCCCTTGCCCCCCAACCTAGGGGAACTCTCCCCCGTCGATACCCAGTTACTGGAGCAATCCCTGGAAGCTGTAGCAGTGGAAAATCTGGAGTATGACTTAAAATTTTTGGCATGGCGGTCAGTTCTAGCCAATTTTGGTATCAAAACCCTTCTCCTCAACAGTACCCGCAAACGGAAAGCCAAACTAGAAGGGATTGTGGTTGTGGGGCACACAGAACCCCGTGCCTGGTCTAAGCTCGATCGGGAATTACTGCGCTCCGTTGCCCAACAGTTAGGGGTATTACTACAACAGCGTCAGATGCAGCGGCGGGGGGAAGAGCAAGACCGCCTACTCAAAAGCATTAAAAATGCTCTCCTCCATTTGCAAAGCTGCTATACCCTTGACACGCTCCACCGTACTGCTGTCCAGGAGATAGTCAAGGTGACAGTATCGCCCCTAGCAGTCCTGTTGACCTGGCTGCCCGGACGATCGGGGGGGAATATTGCTGCCAGCTTTGCCACCCAGGATGCCTTCAAACTCAACTACACGGAGACAACGCTTTCCATCGACAATGACCCCCTGGTGCAGTGGTGCCTGCAGACGGATGGGGTGTTAACCCTCAGTGTCCATGACTTACCCGAGGTGACAAGGCAGTGGCTAAATGCCCCTGGGATTGGTCAAGTGGCGGCGATGGCGCTCCACATAGCTCCCCACCTTGCTCCCACCGGCTTGATTTTAGTAGCCGACCGTTTGACTAGGGTATGGGAGGAAGCAGCATTGCAGGCATTGGCAATTGTAGTCAATCAACTGGCGTGGCTACGGCGGGATTTAGTCTTGGTGGAAGATTTGCTCAGGCAAAAACAGGAATTAGAGCGATTGAACTGGTATAAGACGCGCCGCTTAGAAGAAATCAAACGCTCCGTGGGCGTAAGCCTACAACGTCTAAACAGCAAAGAAGGTGATGGAGACACTAACCTCACTGCCCGTCTGCAGCAAACCGCTAATCAACTACAAAATACGATCGCTCCTTTAGCCAATATCGAAAAAGAAAGCTGGCGATTGCGGCTAGATTACGATACTGCCTCCCTCTCTGGCATTCTCAAACGCGCCCTAGAGAGATTAGAAAACATTGTCCATCAAAAACAACTATGGGTGCAGATACACAACCAAATCAACGCCACAATTGTAGGAGACATTGGCAAAATTGAAATGGTCTTCCATGAACTGTTGTTGTTTGCCTGTAACCGATCGGCAGCAAAGGAGCGCATTGACATCTGGTGTCGGGAAGAAGAGCAACGGGCGGTAGAAATAGTAATTACGGATTATGGCGAAGTTGATCCCCAATTACTGCAGGAATTACAGGAAGGGCGTAGTCCCGATTTTTTAGTTCCCTCTCTCCTGGATCAGCCCCCAGGGTTGAATATAGCTATCTGTCAGCGGTTAATGGCAGAGGCAGGGGGGGAAGTGGCTATCTATGTCCTAGAAGACCATCGCACCTTAACTCGTTTAGTCCTGCCCATTGCCACTAGCCCAGCCTAG
- the crtH gene encoding carotene isomerase: MTKLDAEVIVVGAGIGGLVTATQLVAKGIDVLVLEKYLIPGGSAGYFSRNGYRFDVGASMIFGFGKQGTTNLLTRALAAVDQEVETIPDPIQIHYHLPKLDIKVHRDYQQFVDELSRKFPHEKRGIRQFYDECWRVFNCLNAIPLLSLEEWRYLLTVFGQNPPACLGLVGYLPQNVGDVARRYIADPELLQFIDMECYCWSVVPADRTPMINAGMVFSDRHYGGINYPKGGVGQIALKLTEGLTAKGGRIRYGARVTHIRPHDHSISVALATGETLTAKRVVSNATRWDTFALLEQKPSWWERQWLDRYQKSPSFLSLHLGVDKSIVQNVTDCHHILLEDWSQMEAEQGTIFVSIPTLLDPELAPAGYHIFHVFTPSWMQAWQGLSPQQYAEKKERDAERVIDRLETIFPGLTKAIDYQEVGTPRTHRRFLGRIDGTYGPIPRRRPLGLLGMPFNRTSIPNLFCVGDSTFPGQGLNAVAFSGFACAHLVATTLGK, translated from the coding sequence ATGACCAAACTAGATGCAGAAGTAATTGTTGTTGGTGCTGGCATAGGTGGCTTAGTTACTGCCACACAGTTAGTAGCAAAAGGAATTGATGTTCTAGTGCTAGAAAAATACCTCATTCCTGGGGGCAGTGCTGGTTATTTTAGTCGCAATGGCTATCGGTTTGATGTAGGTGCCTCCATGATTTTTGGCTTTGGCAAACAGGGAACGACTAATTTACTAACCCGTGCCCTAGCTGCTGTGGATCAGGAGGTGGAAACCATCCCCGACCCCATCCAAATTCACTACCATTTGCCCAAGCTAGACATCAAAGTCCACCGTGATTACCAACAGTTTGTAGATGAACTGAGCCGAAAGTTTCCCCATGAGAAACGGGGAATTAGACAATTCTATGATGAGTGTTGGCGAGTGTTTAACTGTTTGAATGCTATTCCCCTTCTCTCCCTGGAAGAATGGCGCTATTTACTGACAGTGTTTGGGCAAAATCCCCCGGCTTGTCTGGGGCTAGTAGGATATTTACCGCAGAATGTAGGCGATGTGGCGCGGCGCTATATTGCTGACCCTGAATTACTCCAGTTCATCGACATGGAATGCTACTGTTGGTCGGTGGTACCCGCCGATCGGACTCCCATGATTAATGCGGGCATGGTATTTAGCGATCGTCACTATGGGGGCATCAACTATCCCAAGGGGGGCGTGGGACAAATTGCCCTCAAACTGACAGAGGGGTTGACAGCTAAAGGGGGCAGAATCCGTTATGGTGCCCGTGTTACCCATATCCGTCCCCATGACCATAGCATTTCCGTTGCATTAGCCACAGGGGAAACCCTGACAGCCAAAAGAGTAGTATCCAATGCTACCCGCTGGGATACCTTTGCCCTACTAGAACAGAAACCTAGCTGGTGGGAAAGACAGTGGCTCGATCGTTATCAAAAATCCCCTAGTTTTTTAAGTTTGCATTTAGGCGTAGATAAATCTATCGTACAAAACGTGACAGACTGTCATCACATCCTATTAGAAGACTGGTCACAGATGGAAGCAGAACAGGGCACAATTTTTGTTTCCATCCCCACTTTGTTAGACCCTGAATTGGCACCAGCGGGTTATCACATTTTCCATGTATTTACTCCCAGTTGGATGCAAGCTTGGCAAGGGCTATCCCCTCAACAATACGCGGAGAAAAAAGAAAGAGATGCAGAACGAGTGATCGATCGGTTAGAAACCATCTTTCCAGGCTTGACAAAAGCGATCGATTATCAAGAGGTAGGGACACCTCGCACTCACCGGCGGTTTTTAGGTAGAATTGACGGCACCTATGGACCGATTCCCCGCCGTCGACCTTTAGGTTTACTGGGCATGCCATTTAATCGCACGTCCATACCCAATTTATTTTGTGTGGGGGATAGCACTTTTCCAGGGCAGGGCTTGAATGCTGTGGCTTTTTCGGGATTTGCCTGTGCCCATTTAGTAGCTACTACTTTGGGGAAATAA